The Nitrosarchaeum sp. genomic interval AGGTTTTGACAGTGGTGGAAGAGGGCTATTCAAAACCATTGATGCTGGAAAGACTTGGAAAACTTTAGAATATCCAGAATACATCTCTGCATTGACAATTTCTCCAACTGATTCTCAAACAATATTTGCAGGAACAGGAAATGGAATATTCAAGTCAGATGACGGTGGTAATACTTGGGCAAACATTGCATATCAGGGATTAGCCATATATGCTATGAATTTTGATGATGATGGAATTTTATTTGCTTCAGTAAACACGTTTGGATTAGTTCGTTCAAATGATCTTGGAGTGACTTGGGAAGACTTGCCAAACATTGATCTTACAATTACCAGTATTGCCTTTGATTCACCAAGCAAAATACTATACATAAGCGGATTTTCATCTGAAGGGTATCAGGAAGTTTACAAACTTTCTTACGATATAACACAGTATGAGATAATTGGCACTAACAAGGGACTTTGATTGAATTAATTACTAATCTTTTACAGCGAATGTAAAATGATATGGTAGATGTCTATCTGGGAAAATAAAATATTACTGCAACTCCTACAAGAACAATTATCGAACCTATTATCTCAAACCTATCTGGCTTTTTCTTATCAATCCAATAACCCCAAACTATTGATGATACGACAAAAATTCCACCGTATGTTGCATAGACTTTACCAAAATTTGCAGGTTGCATTGTCATGACAATTCCATATGAAAACAAAATCAATGCTCCAACCAACCCAAATATCTTTCCCTTGTGATCTCGCAATACTTTCCATATAAGATAACCTCCACCAATTTCCAATAACGATGCAAACAAAAATAATCCCAAAGTAGAAAAGATTACTTCGACCAAACCTTTTCTCCTTTTCTTGGGTAGTAGAAAATTATCAAGACGCCAATCACTGCAATAACAGTTCCAATAATGTCATAGTTGTCAGGATTTATGCCGTCAATTAACCATCCCCAGAATACAGACATTACAATAAAGACTCCTCCATAAGCTGCATAGACTCTATGAAAATGAGTTTTCTGAAATGTTGGAACAATTCCATACAAAAACAATACAAAACCACCAACTGCACCTAACATCCAGCTAAAGTCTTCACGTAACCAAAGCCAGACTAGATACCCCCCGCCAATTTCACAGAGACCAGCTAGAAAAAATAATAGAATTGAAGTGAAAATATTTCTTGAATTATTGCCCATTTTACTACAGAAATGGATGAAAGTTTCTATGCTATAACTACTTTAGAGAAAATAGTTTGGAATCAAAGAAAAAACAATTTTGTGGGTATTGTTCTGAGGATACATGCTTACTAGATTGTGAAATATGCAATCCTAAAAAAGACAATGGTAGTAATTGTGACTAACATGTTGTATTTTCTCCATCATTTAACATGTTCCAAAAATCGAATGCAGTATATTTCTCTGATACTGAATATGGAATTCCAATGATTGTTGTTTGAAAATGTGTTACCACATTCATTTTTCTTGGATCAATCCTAATCGTAGTATCACTTTCGCTAAATAGGTGATCAAAATGCATGAATAGGGTTTGAGAATATTCCATTGAATCTGAGACATATTTTCCATTTGATTCAAGTACTGAGTACGGGCTAATACTTGCAGAATTAATTATGTATGTTCCTAAAAGTTTTTCCTCAAAATATATTGCTATATCTAATTCATTAAAATTTGCTGGAAAAAAAGAATTATTACATACGTTGATTTTTCCATCTATTGTATTAAATGAAAAAAATCTAAAAAGATTATCCCTTCCACCAAGTTCCAGTTGGTCTAAAGCATATACATTTAGAAGTGAATACCCCACTGTCCCAATTATAATTAAAATTGCAATAATGCCTACTGTATTTTGTTTATTCATTTTTAATACCATTGACAAACTCAAATATTAATAATGAAATCATGCTGACAAAATCAACGCTGAGTTGTTTTTCTAAATTTGAATCAGTCAATTAACATCCTTAATTTCATATAAAAATCAGATAACTTTGATTGTAACATAAGTGGATACTGATACATCTGGAATTTGGGTTCCTAGTAAAATCTTGTAGCTTCCTTGGTGGGCATTTTCGTCAAC includes:
- a CDS encoding YnfA family protein, with the translated sequence MVEVIFSTLGLFLFASLLEIGGGYLIWKVLRDHKGKIFGLVGALILFSYGIVMTMQPANFGKVYATYGGIFVVSSIVWGYWIDKKKPDRFEIIGSIIVLVGVAVIFYFPR
- a CDS encoding YnfA family protein, with the translated sequence MGNNSRNIFTSILLFFLAGLCEIGGGYLVWLWLREDFSWMLGAVGGFVLFLYGIVPTFQKTHFHRVYAAYGGVFIVMSVFWGWLIDGINPDNYDIIGTVIAVIGVLIIFYYPRKGEKVWSK